A window of the Vanessa cardui chromosome 25, ilVanCard2.1, whole genome shotgun sequence genome harbors these coding sequences:
- the LOC124540545 gene encoding zinc finger protein 260-like encodes MDDICRLCCSTHFVNNYIFDEENALFLKMSLYLPIKVFKNDRLPQKICDKCSCKVNDFYQFCNETIEVQNRLKGILTSSKIIVNDRLDFSIIKQNANSPPPPHTCTQGTQTEHQQDSTSEPKIKTEPKTLSPEIKKECDYFEIDDFAHIDIHSDNSEEEFLIDLKKKKKSKKENNDTSNGVIKAKRGRKKKTKQSKQELGSQSLTNGLALISEESGVDLDLVKEEIEMRPQELGKVLDSMQGLKPESSEDVFYCCMCFAQCGSRLALLKHYKEHGRKCEASQEPVPPPAPPGEASRCLRCQKMVGAAQWAEHWRRHFARDAHPFRCALCEVTYRDHHRMLKHGLTHGARELRREEGGGAAARFACDACPAAFRLMRVLLAHRTRAHPEAAARALALRCGVCARSFAHANSLRRHARVHSGELNYLCNVCGKALSSREHLKFHIRIHTGYKPNVCKVCGKGFVKKCNLKLHERVHSGEKPHVCSHCGKAFSQRSTLVIHERYHSGARPYACSLCGRGFVARGLLTMHLKTACVDAPRPRPPPPPRPHKSVPPLTYRHVPYARPTSY; translated from the exons atgGATGATATTTGCCGTCTATGCTGTTCCActcattttgtaaataattatatttttgatgaggAGAAcgctttgtttttaaaaatgtcgTTATACTTGCCAATAAAG GTGTTTAAAAACGATCGACTACCTCAGAAGATTTGTGACAAGTGCAGTTGTAAAGTGAACGATTTTTACCAATTCTGTAATGAAACTATTGAAGTTCAAAACAG atTAAAGGGCATTTTGACATCATCAAAAATTATTGTTAACGACAGATTAGACTTctcaattataaaacaaaatgccaACTCACCTCCACCTCCTCACACGTGCACCCAGGGCACACAAACGGAGCACCAACAGGACAGCACCAGTGAGCCTAAAATCAAAACTGAACCAAAAACATTATCaccagaaattaaaaaagagtGTGATTACTTTGAAATAGATGATTTTGCACACATAGACATACATTCAGATAACAGTGAGGAAGAGTTCCTTATCGatcttaagaaaaaaaagaaaagtaaaaaagaaaacaacgaCACTAGCAATGGGGTAATAAAAGCTAAAAGAGgcaggaaaaaaaaaacaaaacaaagtaaGCAGGAGCTCGGCTCACAGTCTCTCACAAATGGACTGGCGCTGATTAGTGAGGAGTCTGGAGTGGATCTGGATCTTGTCAAGGAAGAGATAGAGATGAGGCCGCAGGAGCTGGGAAAGGTCTTGGATAGCATGCAAGGGCTGAAACCGGAGTCCAGTGAAGATGTGTTCTATTGTTGCATGTGCTTTGCCCAGTGTGGCTCGAGACTGGCACTGCTGAAACATTATAA GGAGCACGGGCGCAAGTGCGAGGCTTCTCAGGAACCTGTCCCACCGCCAGCTCCCCCTGGCGAAGCTTCGCGCTGCCTACGCTGTCAAAAG ATGGTGGGCGCGGCGCAGTGGGCGGAGCACTGGCGGCGGCACTTCGCGCGCGACGCGCACCCGTTCCGCTGCGCGCTGTGCGAGGTGACGTACCGCGACCACCACCGCATGCTGAAGCACGGGCTGACGCACGGCGCGCGCGAGCTGCGGCGCGAGgagggcggcggcgcggcggcgcgcttCGCGTGCGACGCGTGCCCGGCCGCCTTCCGCCTCATGCGCGTGCTGCTGGCGCACCGCACGCGCGCGCACCCCgaggcggcggcgcgcgcgctggCGCTGCGCTGCGGCGTGTGCGCGCGCAGCTTCGCGCACGCCAACTCGCTGCGCCGCCACGCGCGCGTGCACTCGGGCGAGCTCAACTACCTGTGCAACGTGTGCGGCAAGGCGCTGTCCTCGCGCGAGCACCTCAAGTTCCACATCCGCATCCACACCGGCTACAAGCCCAACGTCTGCAA GGTGTGCGGGAAGGGCTTCGTCAAGAAGTGCAACCTGAAGCTGCACGAGCGCGTGCACTCGGGCGAGAAGCCGCACGTGTGCTCGCACTGCGGGAAGGCGTTCTCGCAGCGCTCCACGCTCGTCATCCACGAGAG GTACCACAGCGGCGCGCGGCCGTACGCGTGCTCGCTGTGCGGGCGCGGCTTCGTGGCGCGCGGCCTGCTCACCATGCACCTCAAGACGGCCTGCGTCgacgcgccgcgcccgcgccccccgccgccgccgcgcccgcacAAGTCAGTGCCACCACTTACTTACCGTCACgtcccatatgctcgaccgACAAGCTATTGA